In Microthrixaceae bacterium, the sequence AGTCCGCGGCGGAACCGTCGACCTGGCCGACGCGATCGCCACCATCCGGAACCGCTACGACCGCATGGCCGCCACCCCCAACACCCGCATCCACCGACCCCACGACGCCCGCCGGTCAAACACAGGCCGAAACTCGGGCAGGACCGGACGAACCGGCGGAGCGACGAGGGCCAGGCGAGCCACCGCCGGGCAACTCTCACTCACCCCGACCAAACCACCCCAACCACCGATACGCCAATGAACCGGCGGCGGACGGCGCCAGCAACAGGCCCAGGCGCTCAATACAAGCACTCAGGTCAGATGTTCGACCCCGGAAAATGCCATGACCAACGCCCCGTCGGCCCGACTGCGATCGACGTCGACAATCCCCCGCAATCGCCACTCGCCCGAACCCTCAGGATCGACGAGAATCTGTGTCGCGCCGTGACGGCCCGTCGCCGGCCCAGCGGAGACCGGCGGCTCGTCGAACACGAACCACTGCGCGGCGCGGGCATCGGGGGAGATGTCGATCCATGCGTGCTCCGACCAATACGGAGCCAGCGACTCATCGATCGCGCCGGCGTCGCGCTGCGCCGCGGCACCTTCGCTGTCGACCTGATCGAGCTCCGACACCGCTTCGGCCAGCGCCCGGCGGGCAGCGGCCTGCACCCAACGAAACATCTCGGTTCGCACGAGCGCACGGAACTCGCGGCGGTTGCGGGTGATATCGGTGGGCGCGTCAGCGTCGAGTTCGTTCGCCACCACATCGTCCACCTCTTCGCCGTGCGCGATTCGTTCGAGTCGCTCCCACTCGGCGAGCAACGAGGAATCGACGCTTCGAACCACCGCCGCCAACCAGTCGCCGATCTCCGCGAGCTCCGGTGTGCGCAGGTGGTCAGGAACGTTTCGTTCCAACGCCCGGAAGCAATCCGCGAGGTACCGGACCAACACGCCTTCCGAACGACGCAACCCGAAGCGATGCACGTACCCGGTGAGCGTCTCGCCCTGCTCGAACATGTCGCGGGCGATCGACTTCGGCCGCACCCACTCCCCCGCCAGCCACGGGTTGGCCTCGAGGTGGATCCGCCACGCCGCCACCAACTCGTCGCGCAGCGGCCGGGGCCAGTCGACCTCTGCGACACGGTCCTGGCGCTCCGAGAACTCGACGCCCTCGGCGGTGAGCTTCGCCCATTCCTCGTCGCGCAACACCCGCCGCTGCGCCTGCAGGATCGCGGAGGGGTCCTCGAGACTGGCCTCGACCACACTCACCATGTCGAGCGCCACCGCGTAGGGGGACGTTGCGGGCACCGCCTGCTCGCTCTCAGCAGGCACATCGTCGGACGGCACATCATCGCCAGGCGAGCCATCGGCGTCGGCCTCGGCGATCGCCGTGAGCATGTCGACGACGAACGGCGACAGCGGTCGATCGAGCGAAAAGCGCTCCTGCAGCTGTGGATGCGGCCGGTACGGACGACCCTCGGCATCGGGCTCGTCGAGTTCCTCCACCAGATCCGCGGCGACCAGCGAGGCCAACATGTCGTCGATCTGGGTGAGCATCTCGTCGCGGGCCGATTCCTTGGCGAAGCTGCGCGACACGATGTCGCGCAGTTGCGCCACGCCGTCACCGGGACGGTCGAGCACCCGCAGCACCGCGCCGCCATCCACCTCGAACCGTGAGACCAACGTCTCGGGAACCCCGCCGACGAGCCGATCGAACGTGTCGGAGTTCCAGTCCTTGAACCCATGCTCGGGCGCCTTCTTGCGGTGCTTGAGCCGCTTTCCCGCATTCGCCGCCTTGGCCTCGTCGCGACGGTTCTCGATCCAGTATGCCGGCGCCTGCACGACGACGGTCCCGGAGGTGTCGTAGCCACGTCGTCCGGCCCGGCCGGCAATCTGTTGGAACTCGCGCACGCTGAGGATGCGGGTGCGCGCCCCGTCGTATTTGCACAGCTGCGTGATGAGCACCGATCGGATCGGGATGTTCACCCCCACGCCCAGGGTGTCGGTGCCGCAGATGAGCTTCAACAGCCCCTCGCGGGCCATCCGCTCGACCAGCAGTCGATACCGCGGCAACAGCCCCGCGTGATGGACGCCGATGCCCGCGGCGAGATGTCGCCGCAGGTCCTTGCCGAAGGGGGTGTCGAACCGGAAGCCCGCCATCATCTCGGCCGCACGCTGCTTCTCCTCCTTTGTCAACACGTTGAGGCTCATGAACGCCTGGGCGGCCTCACTCGCCGCCTTCTGGGTGAAGTACACGACGTAGACCGGAGCGAGGTCGTCGCCAATGAGTTCGTTGATCGTCTCGTGAATGGGCGTGACGGCATAGCGAAACGACAGCGGCACCGGGCGCTCGCCTCCCCCGACGACCGCCGCGGATCGCGAGGTCGTCGAGTCGAGGTGTTCGACGAGCCAGCCCGTGTCTCCGAGGGTCGCCGACATCAGCAGAAAGCGGGTGTGGTGCAGTTCGAGCAGCGGCAGTTCCCACGCCCAACCCCGCCCCCGTTCGGCGAAGTAGTGGAACTCGTCCATCGTGACGTGACGCAACGGCAGCTCGCGACCCGACTGCAAGACGGCGTGCGCGAGGATCTCGGCGGTGCAACACAGGATCGGCGCGGTCGGGTTGATCTGCGTATCGCCGGTGACCATCCCGACGTTGTCGGCGCCGAAGATCGCCCGGAAATCGAAGAACTTCTCCGACACGAGCGCCTTGATCGGGGCCGTGTAGACCGAGAAGCCTCCGGCGGCCAGTGCCTCGGCGTGGCCGGCGGTGGCGACGAGCGACTTGCCCGACCCCGTGGGCGTCGTGATCACCGCGTGCTCGTCGGCGAACAACGACAGGGTGGCCTCCTCCTGGGCCGGGTACAGCGAGAGCCCCTGTGCCTCGACCCACCCGGTGAAACGTTCCAACGCCTCGTCGCCGTCCAGCCCGCCGAACGGGATCTCGAGTGTCGCCACGGCGCCATGCTACGGGAAGGGTTCACGGGCCGAACCACACCAGCGACCACCGGCCACGGCAGTAGGTTCTGACCATGGCTCGCACCTACCTCGACTATGCGTCGACCACCCCGCTTCGTCCCGAGGCGGGCACAGCGATGATCGCGCTCCTCGAGGCGTCCGGGAACGGCGAGATCGGCGACCCGAGCCGAAGCCACTCCGAAGGTCTTGACGCCCGCCGACTTGTGGAGGACTGCCGCGACGTCGTGGCCGCCGCACTCGGGGCCCGTTCACGCGAGGTCGTGTTCTGTTCGGGGGCGACCGAGGCGATCGCGGCCGCGTCGCACGGCGCCGTCCGTGCCGACCCGACACGCCCCCACAGCGTGCTCAGCGCCGTCGAACACGCGGCGGTGCGGACCTGTGCCGAGCGCGGTCCGCACACCAGCGTGGGGGCCGACCGCTACGGCCGGGTGTCGCCCGACGAGCTGCTCGACGCGGTGCGCAGCGACACCGCCGTGGTGCACCTGCAGTGGGCGAACCACGAAGTCGGCACGATCCAGCCGGTCGCCGAGGTTGCAGCACGCGTCGCCGAGCTCGACGACGTGTTGTTTCACGTCGACGCCGCCCAGGCCGCCGGGCGCACCGCGATCTCGTTCAAGCGCAGCGGTGCCGACCTGCTGTCGGTGTCGGGCCACAAACTCGGAGGACCCACCGGTGTGGGCGCGCTGCTCGTGCGGCGCGGCGTACGGCTCGACCCGCTCATCACCGGGGGCGACCAGGAACGAGCGCGGCGCGCCGGAATCGAAAACGTCGTGGCCATCGCCGGGTTCGCCGCCGCGCTCAACGCTGCGACGGCGACACTCGCAGCGGAGACCGAGCGGCTCGAGACGCTGCGGTCCCGCATCGTCGACTGGGCCCGCGATGCCGCGGGGGTCGGCGTGCTCGGCCACCCCGACGAACGCTTGGCACAACTCGTGTGTCTCGAGATCGACGGAATCGAACCTCAGCCGATCCTGATCGGGCTCGATCGTGTCGGAATCGCCGTGCACTCGGGCAACTCGTGCAGTTCCGAAGCACTCGAGCCGTCCCCGGTGCTCGCGGCGATGGGAGCCGACGCCCAGCACTCGCTTCGGATTTCGATGGGTCACCTCACGACCGACGAGGATATCGATCGGCTGCTCGCCGAACTTCCACGGGTACTCGAGCAGCTCTGGGCACTGCGCCGCTGAGCCACTCCGCTGCACCGAACACTGCGCCGAAACAGTTCTGGGCGCGCTAGCGAGTCGGATGTGACCCGCGAGCGCGCCCAGAACTCGTCCAGGCCCGGCCTCCTGCCGGAAAAGCCGCCCGGCCCGCCCAAGCAGGACGGCGGAACCGATCAGTCGTCGCCGGTCATCACCAGCACCGGGCACGGGGCCTTGCGCAACAGTCGCTCATCGGTGCCGCCGAGCAGGTGACGTTCGAACCATCCGGTCTGGGTGGAGCCGACGACGATGAGGTCGACGTCGTCCTCTCGAGCGACCGAGGCGATCGCGTCGGGGACCGAAGCCGACGATGGCACGATCCGCTCCACGACACTTCGTGCGCCCAGCATTCGTTCGGTGCGCTCGATGGCCTCGCGTCCCTCTTCCTTCGCCTCCTGAAATCGTTCCTCGGCCTCGTCCTCGTCCATCAGCGGACCGGCGAAACCGCCAGCGTCGAGCGCCGGGTCGTATTTCCCTTCGATGATGGACACGAGATACACCTCGGCATCGACCGGGATGTAGTCCAACGCCCGCTGGGCGGCCTCGACCGATTCGTCGGTACCGTCGGTTGCAATCATCACACGAATACCCACAGCCGCTCCTCACGTCGTGCCTTGTTACGAACGCCAACCTCGCGTGTACCTCGTGGCGTCAGTGCAACGGTAGCGCCCACAACCGGGGGGCGTGGCGTAGGCGGAGCGCCGGACTCAGTCGTCCCAACGGCGGTCGGGGTCGTGTTCGGCGTCGTGTTCGGATTCGCCGAGCACGATGCTGGCGCACAGCCGCCGCAACTCCTCGTCGAACTCGGGATTGGGGTTCATTACCGAACTCACCGGCGCGGCCAACACGATTTCATCGCCGTCGCGCAGCCGCACCACCACCCCCGACCATCGCCGATGACGCGCCCGCTGGACGAGTTCGATCTCGGAAATCGGCACGCGACGAACCCACGTGAAATTCCGACTCACGAGGGTTCCGTCCTCGACCGACAAGCTGGTGGTCGACCATTGCAACACCGAGTGGCCGATTCCGATGACCGCGCCGAACGCCACGGCCTTCCAGACATCGACGAACTCGACGAACCCCAAGACGAGTGCCAGCAGCGCCCACAACGCCCCGTGGGCCACACCCCACATCAACACGCTGCCCGGGTGGGTTCGAAATCGCGCACGGCCGCTCACGCTTCCACATTACGTTCGCGGGTTGCCTAGTCTGCGTCGGTGACGATTTTCCTCGTTCGCCACGGCTCGGCGGGCCACCGCAATGATTCCGATCCCAACGACCTCGACCGCCATCTCGACTCGACGGGGCTGGTTCAGGCTGAGCGATTGGCCGCAGTCTTTTCCGGTGCGGAGCAACTGACCGGACTCGGCGACCTCGGGGTCCCGGCCGTCGAGCGGGTGTGGTCCTCTCCAGCGGCACGCTGCGTGGAAACCATCGAACCGACCGCGAGCCGCCTCGGTGTGTCGTTGTCCACCTCGCCCCACCTGTTGGAAGGCGCCGACATCGACGGAGCGTGGGAACTGATCGAATCGCTCGCCCGCGAGTCGGGCGACTCGGTGATGTGTTCCCACGGCGACATGATCCCCGAACTCATCCGACGCGCCCGGCTGCGCGGGATGCTGGTTCCGACGAAGTCGGGATGTTCGAAAGGCTCGGTGTGGGCGCTGTCGTGGGACGGGGATCGCTTCATCAGCGGCTCGTACGCAACGACCCGCTGACCACCGACCACCGACCGCCGGCCGCGCGACAACGCTGCCCACCTGGACCGGGACGGGCTGCTCAGCTCGCCGTAGCGGTGCGATCCTCAATCCCCCACGGCGAGCGATGCTCGCCGGACACCATGTCCAGAAACGGCACGGCATCGAAGGCCTCCGGACCGAGCACCCCGGCACCGTGCCACACTCCCTCGGCGATGAGTTCAGCGGCAACGGCCGGGAACAGCGCCGTCTGCCACACGACCGCCTGTGCGCCGTCGCGCGCCAGCGACTCGGCGTTGTCGACGACGTGGTACAGGTACACCTCTTTGTGCTCGCCGTCGGTGCCGGTTCCGCTGACCCAGGTGCCGGCACATGTCTTACCCGAGATCTCATCGGTGAGGTCGGCCGGGTTCGGTAGGACTGCGGCCACGACGTCGCGCGGCGACACCCGCTGGCCGCGTACCTCGACCGGATCGACCCGATCCAACCCGAGCTTGTGAAGGGTCTTGAGCACGTCGATGAACTCGTCGCCGAGCCCGTATTTGAACGTCACGCGGTTGCAGTCGATCCAACGGGGCACCAACAGCACCTCCTCGTGTTCAACGTTGACGCATTCGACCGGACCGATGCCCTCGGGAAACACGAAGGTCTCCGGCTCGCTGAACGGCTCGGTGGTGTACCACCCGCGCTCGCGCTCCCAGATCACCGGCGGGTTGAGGCACTCCTCGATCGTGGTCCAGATGGAAAATGTCGGCGCGAAGTCGTAGCCGGCGACCTCGAGGTTGGCCCCGTCGCGCACGCCGATCTCATCGATGGAGCTGAAGAGGTGATCCGACGCGTACCGGGCGAACACATCGGCGAGACCCGGCTCCACACCCATCCCGCACAAGGCGAGCAGCCCGCGTTCTGCCCAGGCATCGTGGCGCGCGAACTGTTCGTCACCCAGCTTCACCCCGCACACGGCGTGGGGGTCGCCCGGATGGGGGCTCGACAGCGACATCGCCATGTCGATGTAGGTCACACCCGCCGCAAAGCAGCCCTCGAAGATCGGCATGACGAAGCGAGGATCCGCGGCGTTCAGGACCAACGTGGCCCCCGCGTTGGCAATGGCCGCGGCGACCGCCGCCGAGTCGGACGCGTCGACCGCCATGGCACTCACCCTGGCATCGCCCGTGCGGGTCGCAGCGCGTTGCGCTCGCGCAAGATCGATGTCGGCGAGGACCAACGTCTCGAAGAACCCCCGCCGGGACACGATCGTTGCGAACGCGGAACCGACACCGCCGGAACCGATCACGAGGATTTTCATGGCGCGACTCTACGGGAGCGTCGCACTGAAGCGTCGCGAAAAGCTCGGCGCGGCGAATGATCTCCGCGCCGCGGCCCACCCCGAGGCGCGCGATCAACCCCCCGACGCGGATGCCTGCCGGGTCACCTCGGCGCGGATCTCAGCGGCGCCGACGTAGGGCGACACCAGCGGGGAGATCTCGCGATCCCCGAGCGCATCGAGGTCGGCCAACGACGCGTCGTAATCGCCCAGCCACATGTTCCAGGTTGCCCGCAACAGCAGCGCGGTCGGGTCC encodes:
- a CDS encoding DUF3516 domain-containing protein, with the protein product MATLEIPFGGLDGDEALERFTGWVEAQGLSLYPAQEEATLSLFADEHAVITTPTGSGKSLVATAGHAEALAAGGFSVYTAPIKALVSEKFFDFRAIFGADNVGMVTGDTQINPTAPILCCTAEILAHAVLQSGRELPLRHVTMDEFHYFAERGRGWAWELPLLELHHTRFLLMSATLGDTGWLVEHLDSTTSRSAAVVGGGERPVPLSFRYAVTPIHETINELIGDDLAPVYVVYFTQKAASEAAQAFMSLNVLTKEEKQRAAEMMAGFRFDTPFGKDLRRHLAAGIGVHHAGLLPRYRLLVERMAREGLLKLICGTDTLGVGVNIPIRSVLITQLCKYDGARTRILSVREFQQIAGRAGRRGYDTSGTVVVQAPAYWIENRRDEAKAANAGKRLKHRKKAPEHGFKDWNSDTFDRLVGGVPETLVSRFEVDGGAVLRVLDRPGDGVAQLRDIVSRSFAKESARDEMLTQIDDMLASLVAADLVEELDEPDAEGRPYRPHPQLQERFSLDRPLSPFVVDMLTAIAEADADGSPGDDVPSDDVPAESEQAVPATSPYAVALDMVSVVEASLEDPSAILQAQRRVLRDEEWAKLTAEGVEFSERQDRVAEVDWPRPLRDELVAAWRIHLEANPWLAGEWVRPKSIARDMFEQGETLTGYVHRFGLRRSEGVLVRYLADCFRALERNVPDHLRTPELAEIGDWLAAVVRSVDSSLLAEWERLERIAHGEEVDDVVANELDADAPTDITRNRREFRALVRTEMFRWVQAAARRALAEAVSELDQVDSEGAAAQRDAGAIDESLAPYWSEHAWIDISPDARAAQWFVFDEPPVSAGPATGRHGATQILVDPEGSGEWRLRGIVDVDRSRADGALVMAFSGVEHLT
- a CDS encoding cysteine desulfurase; its protein translation is MARTYLDYASTTPLRPEAGTAMIALLEASGNGEIGDPSRSHSEGLDARRLVEDCRDVVAAALGARSREVVFCSGATEAIAAASHGAVRADPTRPHSVLSAVEHAAVRTCAERGPHTSVGADRYGRVSPDELLDAVRSDTAVVHLQWANHEVGTIQPVAEVAARVAELDDVLFHVDAAQAAGRTAISFKRSGADLLSVSGHKLGGPTGVGALLVRRGVRLDPLITGGDQERARRAGIENVVAIAGFAAALNAATATLAAETERLETLRSRIVDWARDAAGVGVLGHPDERLAQLVCLEIDGIEPQPILIGLDRVGIAVHSGNSCSSEALEPSPVLAAMGADAQHSLRISMGHLTTDEDIDRLLAELPRVLEQLWALRR
- a CDS encoding universal stress protein, with amino-acid sequence MIATDGTDESVEAAQRALDYIPVDAEVYLVSIIEGKYDPALDAGGFAGPLMDEDEAEERFQEAKEEGREAIERTERMLGARSVVERIVPSSASVPDAIASVAREDDVDLIVVGSTQTGWFERHLLGGTDERLLRKAPCPVLVMTGDD
- a CDS encoding histidine phosphatase family protein; its protein translation is MTIFLVRHGSAGHRNDSDPNDLDRHLDSTGLVQAERLAAVFSGAEQLTGLGDLGVPAVERVWSSPAARCVETIEPTASRLGVSLSTSPHLLEGADIDGAWELIESLARESGDSVMCSHGDMIPELIRRARLRGMLVPTKSGCSKGSVWALSWDGDRFISGSYATTR
- a CDS encoding saccharopine dehydrogenase NADP-binding domain-containing protein, translating into MKILVIGSGGVGSAFATIVSRRGFFETLVLADIDLARAQRAATRTGDARVSAMAVDASDSAAVAAAIANAGATLVLNAADPRFVMPIFEGCFAAGVTYIDMAMSLSSPHPGDPHAVCGVKLGDEQFARHDAWAERGLLALCGMGVEPGLADVFARYASDHLFSSIDEIGVRDGANLEVAGYDFAPTFSIWTTIEECLNPPVIWERERGWYTTEPFSEPETFVFPEGIGPVECVNVEHEEVLLVPRWIDCNRVTFKYGLGDEFIDVLKTLHKLGLDRVDPVEVRGQRVSPRDVVAAVLPNPADLTDEISGKTCAGTWVSGTGTDGEHKEVYLYHVVDNAESLARDGAQAVVWQTALFPAVAAELIAEGVWHGAGVLGPEAFDAVPFLDMVSGEHRSPWGIEDRTATAS